One Pseudomonas sp. FP1742 genomic window carries:
- the cysZ gene encoding sulfate transporter CysZ yields MPAPVLSGPQYLREGLKLVLSPGLRLFVLLPLAINLVLFVGLIYLAGHQFSMWVDTLMPSLPDWLSFLSYILWPIFVVLVVLMVFFTFTMLANVIAAPFNGFLAEKVEVVVRGTDDFPTFSWGELIAMIPRTLSREMRKLGYFLPRAIGLFILSFIPVVNIIAAPLWLLFGVWMMAIQYIDYPADNHKLGWNEMLAWLRKKRWQSMSFGGIVYLVLLIPVVNILMMPAAVAGATLFWVRERGAESLVAARR; encoded by the coding sequence ATGCCCGCCCCCGTTCTGTCTGGCCCGCAATACCTGCGCGAGGGCCTCAAGCTGGTCCTGAGCCCAGGCCTGCGCTTGTTCGTGTTGTTGCCGCTGGCGATCAACCTGGTGCTGTTCGTCGGATTGATCTATCTGGCTGGCCATCAGTTCAGTATGTGGGTCGATACGCTGATGCCGTCCCTGCCCGACTGGCTGAGTTTTCTCAGTTACATCCTCTGGCCGATATTCGTCGTGTTAGTGGTGTTGATGGTGTTCTTCACCTTCACCATGCTCGCCAACGTCATCGCTGCGCCATTCAACGGCTTCCTCGCGGAGAAAGTCGAAGTGGTGGTGCGTGGCACCGACGATTTCCCGACCTTCAGTTGGGGTGAACTGATTGCCATGATCCCCCGCACCCTGTCGCGGGAAATGCGCAAACTCGGCTACTTCCTGCCCAGGGCCATCGGGCTGTTCATTCTCTCCTTCATCCCGGTGGTCAACATCATCGCCGCGCCGCTGTGGCTTTTGTTCGGGGTATGGATGATGGCGATCCAGTACATCGACTACCCGGCGGACAACCACAAGCTTGGCTGGAACGAGATGCTCGCCTGGTTGCGCAAGAAGCGCTGGCAGAGCATGAGTTTTGGCGGGATCGTATATCTGGTGTTGCTGATTCCGGTGGTGAACATCCTGATGATGCCGGCCGCAGTGGCCGGGGCGACGCTGTTCTGGGTGCGTGAGCGTGGCGCGGAGAGTCTGGTGGCGGCACGCCGCTAG